The Frondihabitans peucedani genome segment CTCGACTACACCCGCTTCCGCGACCAGAGCCGGTTCCAGCGCACCTTCGGGCACGTCGGCCGGGCGGCGTCGCTGCTCGCCCACCAGGGCGTCTACCGGACCGACTACCTCGCCTCCTGGCTCGCCGGCAAGCTCGACCCGCTCGGCATCCGGACCTTCCGCGACCTCAGGATCGACGGCGACACCGGCACCGGCCTCCCGCCCGAGCGCCGCTACCGGCTCGTCGTCCACACCTCCGACCTCTCCCGGAAGTGCCTGGTGCGGCTGCCGTGGGACCTCCCGAAGTACCTCCTGCCGGAGACGGCCAGCGAGGAGTCGAGGCTCGCCGCCATCGACGGCTACCGGGTCGTCGACGCGGTGCGCGCGTCGATGTCGATCCCCTGGTTCTTCCGCCCCTTCACGCAGTCGTCCGACGCCGGGAGCTGCACCTGGGTCGACGGCGGGCTGCTGCAGAACTTCCCGATCACGGTGTTCAACCGCAACGACGGCAGGCTCGACCGCTGGCCCACCTTCGGCGTCAAGCTGTCGGGACGGCCCCGGCCGACTCAGAAGGAGCGGGCGGTGCTCGGGAACATCGCCGAGCTCAGAGCGGTCGCCGCGACAGCCCTCGGGCAGTGGAACCGCTACTCGCTCTCCGACTCGGGTGTCGACGACCGCACCGTCTGGGTCGACACCGACGACGTCTCCGCGACCGACTTCGGCATCTCGAGAGACGTCCAGGAGCGGCTCTACGCGAACGGCGTCGACGCGGCCCGGACCTTCATCACCCAGTGGGAGGAGGCGAAGAGGCGGAAGGACGCGGCGGTGCTCGCCGAGGCTCGGGCGAGGCTCGGGTAGTCCTGCCCGGTCGCGGTCGCGCTGTCGGCGCCGCCGCGGCCCCGGTGTCGGCCGCACCCCCTGCTGCGGTCGGTGCCGACCCGGCATGCTTCGTGTATCGTTCTAGATGTTACGTACACGAAGAAGTGGAGACGCAATGTTTTCGAAGAGAATCGCCTGCCTGCTCGTGAGCAGCGCCGTCTGCTCCGGCCTCCTGCTTTGGGCGCGCGCACTCGTGCCGACGGCCCTGACGGGGCTCGCCGTGCTGCTGTTCGTCAGAGTCGACCAGACCCTCGGGCTCGGCGTCGCGCTCCTCGCGGTGTACAGCGCTTTCGGTCATGTCGAGACAGCGCGGCCACGGGTGCTCGTCGATGAGAGGGAGTTCGAAGCTGCCGCGTTCCGGAGGTATCGGCACGCGCATCCTGAGCAGACCTTCACGGAGGCGCTGGCGAGCGCCGGCGACGAGGTGCGACGCCACTGACGGCCGGCGTGGGTAGGCTTGAGGAGTG includes the following:
- a CDS encoding patatin-like phospholipase family protein; translated protein: MTLTDGTQDATGHLPDIERQALTRGADLVLEGGGVKGIGLAGAVITLADAGYVFPRVGGTSAGAIVACLVAAYQTRKVPLSQIRRDMEELDYTRFRDQSRFQRTFGHVGRAASLLAHQGVYRTDYLASWLAGKLDPLGIRTFRDLRIDGDTGTGLPPERRYRLVVHTSDLSRKCLVRLPWDLPKYLLPETASEESRLAAIDGYRVVDAVRASMSIPWFFRPFTQSSDAGSCTWVDGGLLQNFPITVFNRNDGRLDRWPTFGVKLSGRPRPTQKERAVLGNIAELRAVAATALGQWNRYSLSDSGVDDRTVWVDTDDVSATDFGISRDVQERLYANGVDAARTFITQWEEAKRRKDAAVLAEARARLG